The Neomonachus schauinslandi chromosome 4, ASM220157v2, whole genome shotgun sequence genome includes a region encoding these proteins:
- the NDRG1 gene encoding protein NDRG1, with the protein MSRELQDVDLAEVKPLVEKGETISGLLQEFDVQEQDIETVHGSIHVTLCGTPKGNRPVILTYHDIGMNHKTCYNPLFNSEDMQEITQHFAVCHVDAPGQQDGAASFPVGYLYPSMDQLAEMLPGVLHQFGLKSVIGMGTGAGAYILTRFALNNPEMVEGLVLINVNPCAEGWMDWAASKISGWTQALPDMVVSHLFGKEEMQNNVEVVHTYRQHIVNDMNPGNLHLFINAYNSRRDLEIERPMPGTHTVTLQCPSLLVVGDSSPAVDAVVECNSKLDPTKTTLLKMADCGGLPQISQPAKLAEAFKYFVQGMGYMPSASMTRLMRSRTASGSSVTSLEGARSRSHTSEGARSRSHTSEGARLDITPNSGATGNNAGPKSMEVSC; encoded by the exons GAGCAGGACATCGAGACGGTGCATGGCTCCATTCACGTCACGCTGTGCGGGACCCCCAAGGGAAACCGGCCTGTCATCCTCACATACCACGACATCGGCATGAACC ACAAAACCTGCTACAACCCCCTCTTCAACTCCGAGGACATGCAGGAGATCACGCAGCACTTTGCCGTCTGCCATGTGGACGCCCCTGGCCAGCAGGACGGTGCGGCCTCCTTCCCCGTGGG GTACCTGTATCCCTCCATGGACCAGCTGGCCGAAATGCTTCCTGGAGTCCTCCACCAGTTTGG GCTGAAGAGCGTAATTGGCATGGGCACTGGGGCAGGTGCCTACATCCTCACTCGCTTCGCT CTGAACAACCCTGAGATGGTGGAAGGACTCGTCCTGATCAATGTGAACCCTTGTGCAGAAGGCTGGATGGATTGGGCCGCGTCCAAG ATCTCCGGGTGGACCCAAGCCCTTCCAGACATGGTGGTGTCCCACCTCTTTGGGAAG GAGGAAATGCAGAACAACGTGGAGGTGGTCCACACCTACCGCCAGCATATCGTGAATGACATGAACCCCGGCAACCTGCACCTGTTCATCAATGCCTACAACAG CCGGCGGGACCTGGAGATTGAGCGGCCGATGCCCGGAACCCACACAGTCACCCTGCA gtgcccttctttgtTGGTGGTTGGAGACAGTTCTCCTGCTGTGGATGCTGTG GTGGAGTGCAACTCGAAATTGGACCCAACAAAGACTACTCTCCTCAAG atGGCGGATTGTGGTGGCCTCCCGCAGATCTCCCAG CCAGCCAAGCTTGCTGAGGCCTTCAAGTACTTCGTGCAGGGCATGGGATACA tgCCCTCAGCCAGCATGACCCGCCTGATGCGCTCCCGCACGGCCTCCGGCTCCAGCGTCACGTCCCTGGAGGGCGCCCGCAGCCGCTCCCACACCAGCGAGGGTGCCCGCAGCCGCTCCCACACCAGCGAGGGTGCTCGCCTGGACATCACCCCCAACTCCGGGGCCACCGGCAACAACGCCGGGCCCAAGTCCATGGAGGTGTCCTGCTAG